DNA from Flavobacteriales bacterium:
GCATTAGGAACTGGCGTTACACAATCTTTTGCATATACAGTACCTGTAATGAATAGGCGGTTAACATCTGGAATTTCTGGAGCAATTACGCTAATGTTCGGAGCACCTTCAATAAAGTATGGTCCTAAAATGTCATCGGTTGTAACGCATTCGTCTTTAGCCAATAAATTTTTGAAAGGAATAAATGGTAATAAGGAGGCGCTAATGAACGATTTTAAGGCTTGTCTTCTTTTCATTCTTTTGAGGCTATTAGTGAAATTTCAATATTGACGTGTTTTGGTAATACACTGACCTGAACGGCTTCTCTAGCTGGTGGTTTCTCACCAAAATACTGGGCATAAACCGCATTTATTTCAGCGTATTGGTTCATGTCATTTAAAAATATGGTGCATTTAAGAACATGAGAAAAATCCATTTCGGCAGCAGAGAGAACTGCCTCAAGATTTTTCATAACCTGATGGGTTTCATCGGATATATTATCAGTAATTAACTCTCCTGATTTAGGGTCAATAGCAATCTGTCCAGATGTGTACAAGGTATTATTGGATAATATCGCTTGGCTGTAAGGACCTATTGC
Protein-coding regions in this window:
- a CDS encoding RidA family protein; the encoded protein is MKKVIYTSDAPEAIGPYSQAILSNNTLYTSGQIAIDPKSGELITDNISDETHQVMKNLEAVLSAAEMDFSHVLKCTIFLNDMNQYAEINAVYAQYFGEKPPAREAVQVSVLPKHVNIEISLIASKE